One Trichormus variabilis 0441 genomic window, CACTGCTACCGTTCCTCATTTCATCGCTGCTGGGTTCCATGCTCTTTCTGATCCTATTAGGATTAATGTATTGGAATTACTCCGTCAGCGAGAATTGTGTGTCTGTGACTTGTGCGAAGCTTTGGGGGTAAGTCAATCAAAACTGTCTTTTCACCTCAAAACTCTCAAAGAAGCTAGTT contains:
- a CDS encoding ArsR/SmtB family transcription factor yields the protein MQTPTATVPHFIAAGFHALSDPIRINVLELLRQRELCVCDLCEALGVSQSKLSFHLKTLKEASLVNSRQQGRWIYYSLNLPQFALLEKYLTDYQHFGQVLPARCCDNK